The Vitis vinifera cultivar Pinot Noir 40024 chromosome 8, ASM3070453v1 genome segment AGGAAAGAATGTGTGTGTAACACGTTTGTGTTTTTTTGGAACTTGTAAGGGTATTTTGTGAAACCCTTTTTTCTCATGTGAAGTTGTTATTTTTCGATCCCTTTCATTGAAGGAagtcattattatttataggtgaagttagaaaattaaatttggatttttggttgattaattaaaaaacttTGGTCATTGATTTTAGCAACTTGTTTCCTGCATTAAAGAAATTTACTaattaaagaatatttattttttaattcttttttattgaaagatttattttctttatttatgaaatttgtcaataagagattttttttttttctaattccctcttgactttaaatatttttttattttgaagacttAATTTTGTAACCTTTCAAAATTTGTCGTGTATCACCTTTTGAGTTGCATGCCACGAGTTCTATTTGTAGGACCAATCACTTGTCAAGtataaaatttgttaaacaaaGAAGTCACAATTTTGAAGACTAATTTAGtagtaatttaatttactaaatttttttatgtctactaTACTCATAATGATATTTTGGTTTATTCTCATAAGTAGTTctacttttcatatttagttgTTTTACAAATTtcatatgatttatatttaattattattgtccTCTTTTAATGACTGAGTTTAATGTTTAATGTCTATTTGAATTAACCTTCCATTTTTTAAtggtataaaataataataagttttatataaaatattagaattctTAAAGACTTGTATTTAAAAagttgtaattttaaaaatcaatgaaaaaaaaattagatattgaaaaattttaaatagaaaatcttGTAAAAAGTTTAAGAATTCCTATATAAATGATCAGTAAATACATGATAtgtttgaaaacatattttaaatatagtttttaaaaagtacaaaagttcttttttttctttatttaaatttttttatttttagtaaaaaaaatctaaacgaCACTTAATATgtgatttaaacaaaatatcatgAGTAACAAAACACAACATATAAGAAATGATTACATCTTCATGTCTTTTCAAGATAAGATAATGAAACATCATCCTTGATCCAAATAATTATACAAGAAATAAATGATTAGTAAAGATAATATCATCATAATAAATACAAgcattgtttcaaaattttcttttaattctaaaaataatatttaaaagtcAATATTTGATGGAGTTGGATGGGTGTCTAAGTTAGGCTAACCTAATCCTATCTaaccaaataaaatatcaaataagtaatttttaggAGTTAGAATTACTCAAAACAGACCAAAAACTATAGAAAAAGACATCTCTCTcacttttacttttcttttgaaaaagaaagatcgagaaaatttgaaaataaaagttttttgaaagacaaaaaaatagaaaaatttttGCATTGTGAAACAGAGTGATTTTCGATTTTAATATGTTTCCATTCACAATTTGAGACGAAGAATTAAACGATGAaacaactaattttttttatccttaggAAATGTAAAACCTTATAtcacatacaaaaaaaaaggaaatattcatttaattagaatggtaaaattattaaaattaatcttatttaaaaaatatatatatgtaatacaTAAAATCAATAATGAAACATgcttttattaaaatcaaaagcttcaattaatttttctttgaaaaaaacttatttaacacattaaataaataactaatttatattatttatatcggaaaaaccttaaaaattatttttacaaaggTTTAGCGTTATACACAAATAAATGAACGGCGTGTGGTTTTGATACTGACTCACTGAGGAGGTGATTCCAATTTCCACATAGATGAGGGAGGGAGGGCATGAAGCTCCAATCCCAAAGAGGCACATGAAAGCTGAGATGAGAAGTGCGTGCGTAACTCTCCAAAACAAGTCATTTTCctaagagagagaaagagagatgcACTGCCGACGGCGTCCCTTTGCTGACTCTGCGCCTCACACCATGATGGTGGGGACGCTTCCTCATTCTTATCCCTTCCTTTTCCCCTCCACGTCCGGCGTTCCTTAACACCCACCCCTAAAACTCTTCCAACTTCCATATACCGTCCTCTTCTCCCCTCTCCAAATCCGCTGCTCTGTCTCATGGACAACCAGGCCGCTCATCCAAATCCTCGGTCCCACCACCACCCCTTCGGCGGCggcggaggaggaggaggaggaggagggggcCGTGAGGACTGCTGGAGCGAAGGCGCCACAGAGACTCTAGTGGAGGCGTGGGGAGATCGTTATCTGGAGCTCAACCGCGGTAACCTCCGTCAGAAGGACTGGAAGGAAGTTGCTGACGCCGTTAACAGTCGCCAGAACGGAGTAAAGCCCCGGAAGACCTACATCCAGTGCAAGAACCGGATCGACACCTTGAAGAAGAAGTACAAGCTCGAGAAATCGAAGCCGGCGCCGTCTTCCTGGCCATTCTACTCCCGCCTCGACTACCTGATCGGCGCCGCGGCGGCGGCAGCTCCGGGAGGGAAGAAATTCGCGGCGGCAGCGCAGCGGAAGTCCCCCGCCGTGACTTTCACCGTGAAGGCTGGGAAGGACAAGATCAGCCCTAGCCCCAACCATAACCCTAATGCCGTTGTGTATTCCGGCGGATCGTCATCGAAGTCGAGGCTGCAGTCGGCGGGGTCGACGGAGAGCTCTCGCGGCGGAGGCCTTGACGACGGCGATGACGAAGACGTGGTGTTCGATGGCCGGGTCAGGAAGCATCGGATGGATTCGATGGATTTATCGGATGGAGCGGCGTGTAGGGAATTGGCGAGGGCGATTTTGAAGTTTGGGGAGATTTATGAGAGGATTGAGTGTGCGAAGCAGCAGCAGATGATGGACTTGGAGAAGCAGAAGATGGAGTTCACTAAGGATCTGGAAGTTCAGAGGATGCATATGTTCATGGATGCTCAGCTCGAGCTTGAGAAGATGAAGCACCCCAAGTTTGCATCTGGCTCAGGTGAGCTCCATCATTTCCTCTTCTTGTATTCGCTGACTGATCCAATTGATTAATCATTTGAGGCAGTTCCAATATTTTTAGATGAATAATTGTTGCTATGGAACAACTCAAAATTTTGCGCTACAACTGAAGCTTTGAACTTTATGCTTACAATTGAGGCCTTAAATCTGAATTCATCTGGTGCTAAACCTTATGATTTTGATTCAATCTTACATTTTTTTGGCCTGAATCTTATATTCTACCAAATTCTGTGCTTCCGATTGAAACCAAGTCAAAATACTCCTACAAATTTTGAATTCTGCTCCTTTGAGTTTTAATATTTCAGTTTCTTGCTTGGAATGATGTTAAGATGGAATCATGACCTTCATGGAAACTAAAAAGGAATTCTAAAGCtgacttaaaaaaattgttatgaaGTTTCTAAAGTGAGAAACCATCCCACTTTGCAATTTGTGTGATTAATGTACATATATACTTGATATAGCTTCTTATTATAACGAGATATGATGAGTTGCTGggtgaaataaaaaagaaaaatggaaggcaaatggatttagaaaattataaatatgaattaCCAATGATGTATAAAGATGAGTTAGTTATGGAAATGACTAATTTTCAATCCGATAACATCAAATTTATGCTATTATACGTGCCTTGGGTAAATGTCCTATAGTGTAtctatattattgtttttttatcagATCAGTCATTTTATATTATTGGTTGTCAGGAAATGACAAAAGGAGTTATGGCTATGTAGGCAGAATTAGTTCTTGATAATTTTGTTTAGGTTGAACTTGCTAGGTTCACTAGTTTAGTTGTTTACAATGTGAAATTTATGAAGTAATTTGCAGTCTGGGATTGTTTTTCATGTTgttggtaaaaaaaatttaatgattgaGAAAGAGGCATTTGTACATGTGGAAGCTTCTGGGCTACAGCATCATGTTGTGGTTGTGATTCTGATTGTTGCCTGTTGTGGTGTTGGAATTAAATGTGTTCTTGGGTATAATGTTCCACtatcaaactattttttgtAGGATTTGCAGATAAGACATCTTACTTTAATAAatgtaaagttttttttttctcttcttacaTTCTGATTCTTGGACATGGCATGGAATTCCATCTGTACTTTGAATCATTTGGAACAAGGGCAACAAATCTATTATCGCATTTTCCAACTTCAACTTGTGTTTCTTTGTGTTCGAACACAAGTAAGGTGCATTGTTATGTCATTGTTGCTCCAGGGGAGAAGTTGTTACTGCAGAATGCCATCTAATTGGGGGTAGGCAAGATGTTGGCAGGTGCAGTTAAGCGAGGGCTTGCCTTATGCAATGGCATTACTCTTGAATCATGATTTGAACTCAAGGCACCACTAagctttttttatttgtctattACGTTTCCACTTTAGGAGATTGAGTTTACCTATTcaaaaaaaaaggggagatTGAGTTTGGATTTATTGCTTGGGTGTCTCTTATGGTGGAGTGCTTAGGACATACAAGAATATTTATATGTCacaatatataatatatcaagAAATTGGTAGCATATTCACGGTTTCTGACTCTGGTTATAACCTGTCAAGATCATTACAATAAGCCTTGGGTTTGTTCTGGCGGTGACACTACCATGCCCTCTGTTTGCCTGGTTCAGTTGCCAATAAGTAGCAATAAGTTGCAACCATTCTGCTATTTAATTCGATGATCTACCACGTGGATCTCATTGAAAGATAGAACTAATAGTGCTACCTTATGAAACATTGTTGGTTTATCATCTAAAGAAACCTTTTTACTTTTTGAGTGGCAGTTGTTAATTCTATTCTCCAAGCTTCTCTTGCATATGGTCCTCAGTGTGCTGTTGACTGTCTGTATTGATTAACTATGATTTGACTATCAATATTGAAGTCTACAATGTGAGGTGTGGGACAGGAGGGACCAATGGGGTGAGCCTTGAAAGTGTGCTGGGAAGGCCCCAAGGACCCCCTTATAAGCCCCTGCCCCCACTATGTCAACTCTATTGTGTCAGTTCAGGTAGTTCCTTTGTTCTATGACACCTAATATTAACCATCCTTCACAAGCATTCATTTTTCAAGTTCAGTTATACTCAAATTATAACAAATAAGCATTGTATTGAAAAGTCTAGGTTTGCAAGTCGAGAGAATCTCAAGTCGAATgaggttttttgtttcttgtagTTTAAATTATCATTACTCGCACAAGCCAATGAGACTAGTGCTATCTTATGCTAATGTTAGTGTGGGTTTTTCGACGCATTCCAACAAACATCTAACTTTGGGAGTCCTTTACAGGGAAGAAGTTATAGCTGGGAATGGCACGAAGAACCACATCTCCCTATCCTGGAAGAGAAGGTGATTTGATGATTTGCTTTGCAGATTCCCCCTCTTGAAAATGGGGTACAAACTAATGACTGGTGGTGCACGGAATGGATGATAAAATTATCGAATGTTCACAATGTGAAGCACTTACAATGCCATGCCTGTGTTTATAACATGTAATTGGTAACTGTGCATATACCCAAATGTGTTGCCCAGGCCTATATTGGCCTCATTGTAGCTGTTGGGTTTGAATTATGGGTGCaccaaatatttcatatttgccAGTATATTTGCCTTGTGTCTTTCCCAATGGAGCAGCTGGCAATTTAGGGGAAATCCAAGTCTCTCACTAAGATGATTTGGTCAGCCTAATATAAGTTCCTCCTACTTCCGTAGTTTATGTTGGATAAGCTAGTTTTGCTGTTCTTAAAAGTGTCTCTCCGTTGTTAATCATATTTGGGTTTCCAGATGTTTGGTTCATCTGTAAACCGAGCATCCTTCGGCTTCCCCAGCCATGCTCATTAACTCCAAATGGAGCGGAccattatttttgaatttgttttaagTATTTTGTGAATGAATAGTTATATATAGGtaagtattaaatataaattttatatcataaatataatCTTCTTGGAAATTCAGTAACCATTTTAGAGGTAGTTTGCTGGCGGGTCGGGTCTATTTTGAAAGGGTTTGGGTCTTTgtaaactgttttaaaaaacaaattttctgtttttaagaacaagagGCTGGAGAACGTGTTAGGTAATCAAAAAGCAAAAGACGATTTGcagttcttgaaaataaaaaataagatacatattttagttgtttttttggttaaaaataaatatatataaaaaaattaattaaaaatgtctcaaattcaagtttttaaacaattttttatttcacaaaatattataaaacggttttaaaaaatactttttagaattgtttttcaaaatgcTTCCCAGACATTggcttcattttcatttcctgCCTTCATTATctcaaatgaaaatatataacaCCACTCTTGTTCCCCAATTTCTCATCAACAAATAACAAACAATTATATTACCCATATTTTAAGCCATTGCTATGtaaatagaaaacaaagaagGCAAGATTGAAACATAGAAACATAGAACGGAGTTTCATCTTTCATCAATCTCATTAATTAGAAGAATATTGGTTGAAATTCATTTTGTCAGCCGAGTTTTAGAAGTTGGAGGCTGATGATAGTCTGTCAAAATAGTGGGAGGATAGATGCATTCGGAGGTTGCTGGATTGGTGTTCAGATGCTGGTCGGAAGCTAATAAAGATCTTCCCCGTTGAAAGCAATGACCGTAGTTTTGATTCTTCCAAGGCACGGTTCAAATTCATTGACCAGAAGCTTCAGTCCtggaatattgaaaattatgaggaaaaaaaaaaacaaaattactagatggactaaaaaaattaaataataaaacatacaTCAATCACATAATATTATTTACATAATCtggtttataattttaattttatagtcAAGTTTCTTAGAATCGATCATTTTACCTAACCAATGACCTGAATTCATAAACATCATTACGATCATTTAGTTTCTATcaatgaacaaaaaaatatgttaatgaCATGTCATTTTCCTACAAGAAAATTTTTGAGATCAATACGATGAAAACTTAATTTTGTGGgaagtttgaaataaaagacCTTAGAGTTGCCAAAAAAGTATCTTGAGTATTGAGATTTAGACATTGAGAAGTAAGGAAATTGTATTTATTACATAAAAAGTACATTGAAAAAGTGTTGGAATGCTTTGGAATGTAATGACAAAAACCAATGAGTCTCCACTAACAACTCATTTCAAACTTTCAACTGCTTTCTCACCACAAACTGAGGAAGAGGGGGAACACATCACATGTTCCTTATGTTAGTGTAGTTGAAGCATTATGTATGCTATGGTTTGCACTAGGTTAGACATTTACATGCAATTAGTGTGGTGAGTTGATATCTGGATTACCATGAAAAGATccattttcaaacaataaaatgaATACTTCTGTGCTTAAGCATGTAATCACATGTTGGCTTAGTATATAACAAAAGTAGTGATGTCTCTAGGACAAGTGTTGGTGGTGTTGATTTTGACTATATTGAAGATATGGATATAAAAAAAGTCTTTAACAAGGCATGCATTCACTTTATGTGGTATTGTTATTAGTTGGAAAACAACATTACAATCTACAATTTTTTGTCAACAATTAAATTAGAATACATGGTAGTCATAGAAGTAATGAAAGAAGCTATTCAACTTAAAGGGTTTGGTTGGGAATTTAAGCTTACAATAAGAGTTGACTACTATGCATTTTCATCACCAAACTACCACACATTTGACTAAAAATGAGATGTTCCATGAGatgaccaaacatattgatgtcATAATGCATTTTATTCGGGATACAATTGTATAGGGTGATATtgctatgaaaaaaaatacctaTAGTGGATAATCTAATAGATATGATGACTAAACCTATTCctatagttaagttcaggtgttGCTTCGACTTAATTGGTATTGATAGTATCTAAAGGCCCCTTAAGGATGTGAGAGTGAAGTaatatgaaacatttttttagtttgtttgAATCTTGGGAATTTGAGCCAAAGTAGAGATTGTTGTAAAGTATCTTAGATTTTATTTTGAGTCAATTGGAAactcataaataataataaaaaaaatatcctaTTGAGTATTCCTCTCATATGAATAAGTATCTTTGATAATTCTACAATTAATTTTCTATATGGAATCTTCCTATGCAATTAGGCAAATATATAGGAAAAGATTTTGACCTAGAGAgagtgagtgagagagagagagagagagagtcttTTTTGGGTGTAATTGGGACTTTGGGATTTGAGAACTCTAGGTTGTGACATCCTTTAACAATAATGGTAGTTCTTCTCTGTCTTCATCCAAGGATG includes the following:
- the LOC100253914 gene encoding trihelix transcription factor ENAP2, with product MDNQAAHPNPRSHHHPFGGGGGGGGGGGGREDCWSEGATETLVEAWGDRYLELNRGNLRQKDWKEVADAVNSRQNGVKPRKTYIQCKNRIDTLKKKYKLEKSKPAPSSWPFYSRLDYLIGAAAAAAPGGKKFAAAAQRKSPAVTFTVKAGKDKISPSPNHNPNAVVYSGGSSSKSRLQSAGSTESSRGGGLDDGDDEDVVFDGRVRKHRMDSMDLSDGAACRELARAILKFGEIYERIECAKQQQMMDLEKQKMEFTKDLEVQRMHMFMDAQLELEKMKHPKFASGSGKKL